The Campylobacter sp. RM10537 genome has a segment encoding these proteins:
- a CDS encoding LPS-assembly protein LptD, protein MWRKFLFLCFAKIALNAAQVDIYALDAKKEGDILTAKNDVVIFSDFYFITANKAIYNEKSGDIELFGDVNILRGQNERSHSNYAKINLNSNEAYFNNFFFSNNNLEVWFQSKKSYLNDKIFESDISAVSSCNVEDPDWEIRFSKGWLNRKNNFVHLYNARLYVKDIPVFYLPYFGFSADTHRQSGLLVPKIILKRGEGLYYEQPIYIATDENWDLQFDPQIRTNRGFGLYSTLRFVDSPYSMGELNFGGFREKYSYYRKENLKNKTHAGIELKYIRDDLFKSLLGDNFQEGLWIDGIYINDVDYFNLSSKDTYDLNSLVTSRVNYFLADENNYYGVYGKYYIDTSKLNNKSTLQEYPSFQYHRFLNNLFDERLRYSFDATFHNFYRQVGPYANQINLELPISYHNAFFNDLLHFTFTENLFASFVNYTHDPRKDHEHYFQNTHSFNFYTDLSKNYGYFFHTLNFGLEYSLLGAKSGNISENYLEESTTQKDDQINFYTIQYFYNDLGQKKIKHKFNLEYLNKKQHFNQLKNLITYYYNDYINLSNETFYSYREQRFTNVINQIELSSNFDFNLNFSHAYQNNEYGKYNFIGTHANYIITPNYNLFGGIWLDTQRSHANMWEFGYTFQRKCWNYSLMYRERIDPQLTSAGITAKNQSGVYFVFNFYPIGGIKYDFSLTETENKI, encoded by the coding sequence ATGTGGCGTAAATTTTTATTTTTATGTTTTGCAAAAATTGCCTTAAATGCAGCACAAGTTGATATTTATGCGCTTGATGCAAAAAAAGAAGGAGATATACTTACTGCAAAAAATGATGTAGTTATTTTTTCAGATTTTTATTTCATCACCGCAAATAAAGCAATATACAATGAGAAAAGTGGAGATATAGAACTTTTTGGTGATGTTAATATTTTAAGAGGACAAAATGAACGTTCCCATTCAAATTATGCAAAAATAAATTTAAATTCCAATGAAGCATATTTTAATAATTTTTTCTTCTCTAATAATAATCTAGAAGTTTGGTTTCAAAGTAAAAAAAGTTATTTAAATGATAAAATTTTTGAAAGCGATATTTCTGCTGTTTCTAGTTGTAATGTCGAAGATCCAGATTGGGAAATTCGATTTTCTAAAGGCTGGTTAAATAGAAAAAATAATTTTGTTCACTTATATAATGCAAGATTATACGTTAAAGATATACCTGTATTTTATTTACCTTATTTTGGATTTAGTGCTGATACACACCGACAAAGTGGACTTTTGGTTCCTAAAATTATTTTAAAAAGAGGCGAAGGTTTATACTATGAACAGCCTATTTATATAGCAACAGATGAAAATTGGGATTTGCAGTTTGATCCACAAATTAGGACTAATAGAGGCTTTGGACTTTACTCTACTTTAAGATTTGTAGATTCACCTTATTCTATGGGTGAACTTAATTTTGGTGGATTTAGAGAAAAATATTCTTATTATCGCAAAGAAAATTTAAAAAATAAAACTCATGCTGGTATTGAATTAAAATACATTAGAGATGACTTGTTTAAATCCCTATTAGGAGATAATTTCCAAGAAGGGTTATGGATTGATGGAATTTATATCAATGATGTTGATTATTTTAATCTTAGCTCAAAAGATACTTATGATCTTAACTCATTAGTCACTTCTAGAGTTAATTATTTCTTAGCCGATGAAAATAATTATTATGGAGTTTATGGAAAATACTATATCGATACCTCTAAATTAAATAACAAATCAACCTTGCAAGAATATCCAAGCTTTCAATATCATAGATTTTTAAATAATTTATTTGATGAACGTTTGCGTTATTCTTTTGATGCCACTTTTCATAATTTTTATCGTCAAGTAGGTCCTTATGCAAATCAAATTAATTTAGAATTGCCAATTTCATATCACAATGCTTTTTTTAATGATTTGCTTCATTTTACTTTTACAGAAAATCTTTTTGCCTCTTTTGTTAATTACACTCATGATCCTAGAAAAGATCATGAACATTATTTCCAAAATACCCATAGTTTTAATTTTTATACAGATCTTTCAAAAAATTATGGGTATTTTTTTCATACTTTAAATTTTGGATTAGAATATTCATTACTTGGAGCAAAATCTGGAAATATTAGTGAAAACTATCTTGAAGAATCCACTACACAAAAAGATGATCAAATAAATTTTTACACGATTCAATATTTTTATAATGATTTAGGCCAAAAAAAAATAAAACATAAATTTAATCTTGAATATTTAAATAAAAAACAACATTTTAATCAGTTAAAAAATTTAATAACTTACTACTATAATGACTATATCAATTTAAGCAATGAAACATTTTATTCTTATAGAGAGCAAAGATTTACTAATGTAATTAATCAAATCGAATTAAGTTCTAATTTTGATTTTAACTTAAATTTTTCACACGCCTATCAAAATAATGAATATGGCAAATATAATTTTATAGGAACACATGCAAATTATATTATAACACCAAATTATAATTTATTTGGGGGCATTTGGCTTGACACCCAAAGATCACATGCAAATATGTGGGAATTTGGCTATACTTTTCAAAGAAAATGCTGGAATTATTCTTTAATGTATAGAGAAAGAATTGATCCACAGCTTACAAGTGCTGGAATTACCGCTAAAAACCAAAGTGGAGTTTATTTTGTATTTAATTTTTATCCAATAGGCGGAATCAAATATGATTTTTCGCTAACTGAAACTGAAAATAAAATTTAA
- a CDS encoding RDD family protein: MKEDLATRLERENLSIASFKKRVLAYFIDNFILSFIIYIIFYTPLSQAKDLMEMIEVSRNFGLSFILIRLIYQIIFTYLYGASLGKMICKIIILDEDVLDKPNLIQSCIRSSVSELSNSAFFLGFAWALSNNLRKTWEDYAAKTVVVNVA, from the coding sequence ATGAAAGAAGATTTAGCCACTCGATTAGAACGTGAAAATTTAAGTATTGCTAGTTTTAAAAAAAGGGTTTTAGCCTATTTTATAGATAATTTTATCCTTTCTTTTATTATTTATATAATCTTTTATACTCCCTTATCTCAGGCAAAAGATTTGATGGAAATGATTGAAGTATCACGTAATTTTGGCTTAAGTTTTATTTTAATTCGTTTAATTTATCAAATCATTTTTACCTATTTATATGGTGCAAGCTTGGGAAAAATGATATGTAAAATAATTATTTTAGATGAAGATGTTTTAGATAAACCTAATTTGATACAAAGTTGCATAAGATCTAGTGTTAGCGAACTTAGCAATAGTGCGTTTTTTTTAGGATTTGCATGGGCTTTAAGTAATAATTTGCGTAAAACATGGGAAGATTATGCAGCAAAAACAGTAGTGGTCAATGTGGCGTAA
- the purD gene encoding phosphoribosylamine--glycine ligase, which yields MKIMILGSGAREYSIALALKNIDQKLDFFFSPGNGATENLGTNINLEKPLELANYAKENEIDLCIVGSENFLAQGIVDIFKQHNLTIFGPSKAAAMLETSKSFMKNFLQKYQIKTAKFLNTNSLEKAKEFILTLTPPIVIKADGLCAGKGVIIAQTHEEAIDSASKMLSGESFGDAGKFIVIEEFLDGFELSIFAVCDGDDFILLPAAQDHKKLLDQDKGPNTGGMGAYAPSSLASEDLLEKIKKDIIIPTLSGMKKENSEFSGVLFIGIMVVDQEPYVLEFNVRFGDPECEVLMPLIENPLELILATTQKRLKNTKINIKKEYAVGVVCASENYPYKSSEKTEISIKSIPENTHISYAGVSLSNGKLMADGGRVLVCVGVGKDIKEAQKKAYELCENIEFKGKQFRKDIAYQVTQ from the coding sequence ATGAAAATAATGATTCTAGGTAGTGGTGCCAGAGAATACTCTATCGCTTTAGCTTTAAAAAATATAGATCAAAAATTAGATTTTTTCTTCTCTCCTGGAAATGGTGCAACTGAAAATCTTGGCACAAATATTAATCTTGAAAAACCTCTAGAATTAGCAAATTACGCAAAAGAAAATGAAATTGATCTTTGTATTGTGGGAAGTGAAAATTTTTTAGCTCAAGGAATTGTAGATATTTTTAAACAACATAATCTTACTATATTTGGACCAAGCAAAGCAGCGGCTATGCTTGAAACATCAAAATCTTTTATGAAAAATTTTCTTCAAAAATATCAAATTAAAACAGCTAAATTTTTAAATACTAACAGTTTAGAAAAAGCTAAAGAATTTATTTTAACTTTAACACCGCCTATAGTTATAAAAGCAGATGGCTTATGTGCCGGAAAAGGCGTAATTATCGCACAAACTCATGAAGAAGCTATTGATTCTGCTTCTAAAATGCTCAGCGGAGAAAGCTTTGGAGATGCTGGAAAATTTATAGTAATAGAAGAATTTTTAGATGGATTTGAACTTAGTATTTTTGCAGTTTGCGATGGAGATGATTTCATCTTATTACCTGCAGCTCAAGATCATAAAAAACTTCTTGATCAAGATAAAGGGCCAAATACTGGAGGTATGGGCGCTTATGCTCCTAGCTCTTTAGCTAGTGAAGATTTACTTGAAAAAATTAAAAAAGATATTATTATTCCTACTTTATCTGGAATGAAAAAAGAAAATAGTGAATTTAGCGGAGTTTTATTTATAGGAATTATGGTTGTCGATCAAGAGCCTTATGTTTTAGAATTTAATGTACGTTTTGGTGATCCAGAATGTGAAGTGTTAATGCCTTTAATTGAAAATCCTTTGGAATTGATTTTAGCTACAACCCAAAAACGCTTAAAAAATACAAAAATTAATATAAAAAAAGAATACGCTGTAGGAGTTGTTTGTGCTAGTGAAAATTATCCTTATAAAAGCTCTGAAAAAACAGAAATTTCTATAAAAAGTATTCCAGAAAATACTCATATTTCTTATGCTGGAGTTAGCTTAAGTAATGGTAAATTAATGGCTGATGGAGGTCGTGTTTTAGTCTGTGTTGGCGTAGGCAAAGATATAAAAGAAGCACAAAAAAAAGCTTACGAACTTTGCGAAAATATTGAATTTAAAGGAAAACAATTTAGAAAAGATATCGCTTATCAGGTCACCCAATGA